In the genome of Mucilaginibacter sp. 14171R-50, the window CTGCGGTCGTCCGCCGTAAAACTGATATGCGTTGCATCAACCATTAGCCCATTTTAATATCGTTACCACTGTACCCTCGCCCACTTTACTCTTAATATCAAACTCGTTTACAAGGCGTTTGGTACCGGGTAAGCCCAAACCCAGGCTTCGGCCGGTAGAAAAGCCATCGCGCATGGCGGCAGCTATATCCGGTATACCGGGGCCATTATCTGTAAAGGTTAAGCGCACGCCGTTATTGCGCCCGCTTGATACCACCTCAATAAGGCACGAACCGCCATCGGCATAGCGCATCATATTTCTTACAAGTTCGCTACATGCCGTTAGTAAACGGGTTTGGTTAACCAGCCCCATCTTAATTTTTACCGCGGTTTCCTTTACACGGTTCTTTAAAAAAACCACGTCCTGTTCTTTAGATACCTGAATGGTATCTTTACTCAGCGATAAGGTCATCGGTGGTTTGATCTTCGTCTGCGTCGTCCTCCTGATCTCCTACCATGGATTTTAACAGTTTCATGCCTCTTTCCATATCCAGCGCAGTGTGTACGCCTTTAAGCGGCAAACCCAGCTCAATTAATGTAATTGCAACGGCCGGCTGCATGCCAACCACCACGGTTTGGGCATCCAGTATTTTAGACATACTGGCGATGTTGCCAATTATCCGCCCCATAAATGAATCGACTATCGAAACAGCGGAAATATCAATTAAAACCCCTTTTGCGCTTGTTTTGTTAACCATTTGTACCAGGTCGGCCTCCAGGTTCAGGGCAAGCCTGTCGTAAAGATCAACCTGTATGGTAACCAGCAAAAAGGCTCCCATCCTTAGAATAGGAATTTTATCCATTACTTAATCTATTATATTTTTGATACTGTATTAAGCCTTTTAACCTCTAATCTCATCGCTTTAAAAGAATAGGCCAGCGCGCTGGCTAAGGTAGCCTTGGTGATTATGTTAGAAAGATCGATACCCAAATGCACCACCGTTTGTGCAATTTCGGGGCGTATTCCGCTAATTATACACTCGGCACCCATCAGGCGTGTGGCGCTTACGGTTTTTATAAGATGCTGCGCTACCAGTGAATCTACAGCAGGTACACCCGATATATCCAGAATGGCGATACTGGAACCCGACTCTACAATTTCCTGTAAAAGGTTCTCCATTACTATCTGTGTGCGCGCGCTATCAAGCGTGCCGATAATAGGCAGGGCCAGTATACCATCCCATACCCTGATAACCGGTGTAGATATCTCGGTTATCTCATCAGTTTGGCGCAGTATTACTTCTTCGCGTCCTTTAATAAATGTTTCAAAGGTAACCACGCTCAGGCTATCCATCAGGCGGTTTATCTTCTGGCTTTCTGCAAAAAGCGCCCTCGGGTCGTCTACCTCATTCTGTAACACTTCCAGGATAGCCTCTTTCAGCAAGAAAACAAAATTACCCGTTTCGCGCGGACTAAAGCCCTGACGTGCACGTGTAATGGCTATACCACCTAATATTTCAATTACCGGATTCCACTCGTCAGATTCGAGGTTGGTAAGGTTACTTCCGGACAGGTTACCCACCAGCGCGTCAATTAACTCTTCCGATTGATTTCTCAATTCGTCGTTGCTGATCAGGTCTTCACGCAAACCCTCGTCGGTCAACTGGTTTTTCATCCAAAGTTCAAGGATGTTCTTTTTTTTATTTTGTAGCAATTGATAAGTATTTTGTGACATGGTTGAAGGATACAGATTGATAAGTAAAATTCAAACTTGACAAGTTAAATTAAGTGTGAAAGGTAGATAATAGGTATTGCATTACAAAATTTATTTAGCAGGGAATAATTAAGTAATTAATTAGTAAGCAATTTCATATCCTAATACGATGCAACTTTACCCACTAACCCGTAGTCATATCCTGTCACCCCTACATCACATTACAGCCATTAATACTACTTGCATATAAAAAGCGTATCTTTGCATAATTACCCGTTGATTTACGGTTTTGATTTATTAGACACTCTTCAGATCCGCTTAATGCTTCGCGTTAGCACATACATTACAATCATTACATGTCATTTGAAAATTTAAATTTAATTGAGCCTATTTTAAGGGCTTTAAAAACAGAAGGCTATACTACGCCTACTCCAATTCAAGAACAAGCTATACCCTATATATTACAGCACCGCGACCTTTTGGGTTGCGCGCAAACCGGTACCGGCAAAACAGCTGCTTTTGCTATACCCATACTGCAATTATTGTTTTTGGATAAACAAAAACACAAAGAGCAAAAACAAATAAAGGCCTTAATACTTACCCCAACCCGCGAACTGGCCATACAAATTGCCGAAAGCTTTACCGCGTACGGCAAGAATACAGGACTTAAAAACCTGGTTATTTTTGGCGGTGTATCGCAAAACCCCCAGGTTGATGCTTTGCGCCGCGGGGTGGATATCCTGATAGCAACTCCGGGCCGTTTGTTAGACCTGATGAACCAGCGTTACGTACATATCGACCAGATAAAAATGCTGGTGCTTGACGAGGCCGACCGAATGCTGGATATGGGCTTTGTAAACGATGTTAAAAAAGTGATAGCCAAAGTGCCCGCTAACAGGCAAACACTTTTCTTTAGCGCAACCATGCCTAATGAAATTCAAAGCCTGGCCGATAGCATACTGCAAAAGCCTGCAAAGGTTGAAGTTGCACCTGTATCATCAACCGCCGATACGATACAGCAATCGTTGTTTTTTGTTAGCAAGGGCGATAAACGCTTGTTACTTAACCACATCTTAAAAGATAAAGACATTAAAACCGCTCTGGTTTTTACACGCACAAAGCATGGCGCAGATAAGGTGGTAAAAGATCTTGTACGCGCAGGCATCACCGCCGAGGCCATACATGGCAACAAATCGCAAAACGCGCGTCAGCGTGCGTTAACAAATTTTAAAAACCGTACCACACGTGTGCTTATAGCTACCGATATTGCCGCCCGCGGTATAGATATTGACGAGCTTACGCACGTGATCAATTACGAGATACCTAACATTCCTGAAACCTACGTACACCGCATTGGCCGTACTGGCCGTGCGGGGGCAAGCGGTATAGCCCTTACCTTTTGCGATGGCGAGGAAGAAATAGATTACCTTAAGGATATTCATAAGTTGATAGCCAAAGAAATACCGGTTGAGCAGGGACATCCCTACCCGTTAAGCTTTCAGGCGATGACGGAAAAGATGATGAGCAAAGCCAAAAACGGTACGCCTAAAAGCGCATCACCTGCCGGCGGCAGGCATGGTGGCGGCAACAAGCGCCCGGGTGCAGGCGGTAGGCCGGCGGGTCACCGTGGCAGCGCAGGCAACAGCCGTGGCAGTGCGGGCAGCAGGGCCGAATCGGGGCGATCAGGACGCCGATAAGCGGTTTTAGCGACTAAAAATTGAGGTTGGAAATTTAGGTTTGCTAAATTTTCAACCTTTTTTTATATCCTGATTCCCAGGGCTTAATCATGAATCTTCAACATCTGGACTCTTTTTCCCGCACGCTAAATTATATTTGCACCCTTCAAAGAAATTAAATAGCTTTATAGTGAAAATCCAACCGATACAAATGAGACGCCTTTTAGACCTTATAAAGAATAAATTCTTCCTGGTTACACTGGCCTTTGTGGTATGGATGACCTTTTTTGATAAAAACGACCTCTTCTCTCAGTACGATTATCATCAGCAACTGAACAAACTAAAGCAAGAACAAGCTTTTTATCAATCAGAAACCGCTAAGGTTAACAAGGACCTGGAGGAGCTTACCTCAGATAAGGTTAAACTCGAGAAATTTGCCCGCGAAAAGTACCTCATGAAAAAAGATAACGAAGACGTTTTTGTTATCGTTCACGAGAAGAAAAAATAACCCCGCATTCTTAAAAATTTCCGAAAAAATCAGACTTTTTTCCGCAAAAATCCGGGAATTATCTGCACTTTTTTAGTGTTTGCAATAACGTGTGGAGCTCACCCATGAAACTAACCGCCGCATTTTTTTATGCGGTCTAATTTCCGCTTTTGGGGTCGGGTTTGGGTATGGCAAACATGGCCTCTTTAATAAATTTAACCGGGGCGCTGCCGTAACTCAAAAACTTCTCGTTAAACAATTTTACCTTGTACTTATCGGCTTGTTTTTTCTTCCACTCGTCGTGCAGGGCGTTTATTTCTTTGTAGCCGGTGTAATAGCTGGTTAGCTGTACGCTGGTTACGCTTACACGCTTCCATTTGTTTTCGGCCTCGGTTTGCTGCTGAAACGCTTCTTTGGTAAGTAATTTAAGGGCTTGTTCTTTGGCCATGTTCGATGTGTGCACGCTGTAATCCAATATGGTGTTACAAACCGACCGCAGGTGCCATTTATACCACATCAGCCGCATTTCGGGCGCGTTGTCGCCAAAGCCCGCATCCAGCATCATTTGTTCGCTGAACACGGCCCACCCTTCTACCATGGCGCCATTGCCCAATACCGATTTTATTAAGCTCGGCGATTGATTTGCATACACCAACTGCGTGTAATGCCCCGGTATAGCTTCGTGTATACACAATATCTGCAAAGTGTAGTTGTTGTACTCGCGCAGGTAACTCTCGGCCTTTTCTGCCGACCAGCCCGCAAGGCTGCCCACGTTGTAGTACGTATTGCCATTTTTATCATATGGCCCGGGCGAACTGATAGAGGCGCCTGCAACCCCAGCCATGTAACCCGGTTCTTTGCGCACAACTAATGGTTTTGAAGGGTCGAGCGTTAACAGGTCCTTGCTCCTGATAAAAGCGGTAAGCCTGGGGATCTCTTTTTCAATAGCCGACTGGAAATCGCCCGGGGCAACGTGTTTAGACGATAACGTATCTATAACTTTGGCAATAAACTCAAGCGAATCTTTAGGGATGGGCTGTGTGCCAAAGTATTTCGGCCAAAGCTTCCTGCTCAGCTTGGCCATCTCGCGGTGCAGAAACTTCTTGCGCTCCACTGCCGAGTTATAAGTTTGCTGGGCTGTTCCCTCGGCTTGGATATCGTATTTGAACTTCGCTTCGTAAAGTTGTTTACCTAACCTGAAACTGCGGGGCTTATCGTTTTTCATGGCCTTTAAATAGGCCACATAACCCTTAATAGCTTCTGCGGATGCTTTGGCACGGTCGGTCATTAATTTTTGTTCGGCCGCGGGGATATTTGTTTTCTTAACGGAATCAGCAAAATCGTTTTCGATGATGCCCAAACCGCCCAGGTGCTGGTCAATGGCGAGTTCGGTTAATTCGGTAACCGGGTTTTTAAGCTGCTTTTCAGCCTCTTTGTAGTAAGTCGGTATATTCTCCATTTTTTGGTAAAAACTGCGCAGGCGCTTGGTAAGGGGTGCGTAGTTTTCGTTAAGTATGGTAGCAAATGTGCCAATTACATTATATGATGATGGGTCCCACTCGTACGATTTTAGCTGCTCGGTGTACCACTGCAGGCTTTCCATCTGGTTTTGCATCAGGCGGTGGTCTATCTTATTCGCATCGTTTAAACTGTTTACTTCATAGCGGCTTAACGAGTCTATCTGCACTTTAGCAAATTTTATGGCCTGTTCTCGGGTTTTTTGGCTGGGCACAAGCAAAACGCTGTCGTACTTATGGTAGCCCACGCTGGTTGCCCAATCAGGGTTGTTCTTCCACAATTCTTCCAAAAAATGATCTTCGTATCTTAAAAAGGCGGCATCATCCTTTAATGACATATCCTGTGTAACTTCACCATCCTTTTTACATGCTGTAAATGCAGCCACATACAGGGCCATTAAGAGTATTTTTTTAATCACTACGGTACAGTTTAGCTTTGGTAAACTTAAACTTTTGAGGCATATAAATCAAACCCGTATCTATTTTGTTAACCTGTAAAACTGGTATTATGAATGATGAGCATGAGATTTTGATAAAAGAGCTAATAAAACTATTGGAAGGCGGCGGCGCACATGCAACATTAAAAGATGCGCTAAGCGGCTTACCGCCGGAACTGCGCGGCGTAAAACCTGCTAACCTCCCCTACAGCATCTGGCAGCTGGCCGAGCATATTCGCATTGCGCAATGGGATATGCTGCAGTTTAGTAAAAATGCTAACCATCAATCGCCAAAATGGCCGGACGAATACTGGCCAAAGGCAAGCACGCCTGCAGATAATACGGCATGGAATAAAACCATTGAGCAGATCAATACCGATAGGGAGGAATTTATTGACCTGCTTAAAAGCGGTGATATTTTTCAAAACATACCCCACGGAGATGGCCAAAGCATTTTGCGCGAAGCATTACAGATTGCCGACCATAACGCTTATCACACCGCCGAAATTGTTTTGCTGAGAAGATTGTTGGGGGCGTGGAAATAATGCGGATGTGCAGATTACAAATGTGCAGATATGCAGATGGTTCATTTCGCATCGCATATCCGTGCATATTTTCAAATATGCAGATGATTCGTATGTATACAATTATTATCACATCCGCATATTTGCACATTTGCACATTCAGACATCTACTTTAACCCCTTTACAAAATTGACAATGCCGCTTACAAGTTCGGGTTTTAATGGCAGGTCGGGTTTATTGTAAGTTGCAATGTTCTGGTTCCTATCGGCGGGGGCCTCTTTTAAAACATGGTTCATACCCTGTATTATAACCAGCGTAGCTTCTGATTTGGCCTTTTTCAACAGTTCTGCATCAGTAACCGGCACCTGTATATCTGTAGTGCCTTGTAGTATCAATACCGGTATTTTTACTTTCTTCATTTCTTTGGCAGGATCATATCTAAACCACGATAAAAGATAGGGCTGGATATCGGGCCTTGCAATGGCATATAGTTTTGGGTCGATGTTATCTGTAAATTTCCCCCTTTTCAGGCTATCCAGCATAACCTTAAAATTATCCTGCAGGTACTGCGGCATCGATTTGACCTGTTCTGTAACGATCTGATCTGCACGGCGGCCCGCTCCCGCTACAGATATGAACGCGTTTACAGGCTGATCGCGAATAGCCAGCAAACCCACAAGCGACCCTTCGCTGTGCCCCAACACTATTACTTTTGAAAATCGCTCGTCGCTGCTTAG includes:
- a CDS encoding DEAD/DEAH box helicase; its protein translation is MSFENLNLIEPILRALKTEGYTTPTPIQEQAIPYILQHRDLLGCAQTGTGKTAAFAIPILQLLFLDKQKHKEQKQIKALILTPTRELAIQIAESFTAYGKNTGLKNLVIFGGVSQNPQVDALRRGVDILIATPGRLLDLMNQRYVHIDQIKMLVLDEADRMLDMGFVNDVKKVIAKVPANRQTLFFSATMPNEIQSLADSILQKPAKVEVAPVSSTADTIQQSLFFVSKGDKRLLLNHILKDKDIKTALVFTRTKHGADKVVKDLVRAGITAEAIHGNKSQNARQRALTNFKNRTTRVLIATDIAARGIDIDELTHVINYEIPNIPETYVHRIGRTGRAGASGIALTFCDGEEEIDYLKDIHKLIAKEIPVEQGHPYPLSFQAMTEKMMSKAKNGTPKSASPAGGRHGGGNKRPGAGGRPAGHRGSAGNSRGSAGSRAESGRSGRR
- a CDS encoding anti-sigma regulatory factor gives rise to the protein MTLSLSKDTIQVSKEQDVVFLKNRVKETAVKIKMGLVNQTRLLTACSELVRNMMRYADGGSCLIEVVSSGRNNGVRLTFTDNGPGIPDIAAAMRDGFSTGRSLGLGLPGTKRLVNEFDIKSKVGEGTVVTILKWANG
- a CDS encoding DinB family protein translates to MNDEHEILIKELIKLLEGGGAHATLKDALSGLPPELRGVKPANLPYSIWQLAEHIRIAQWDMLQFSKNANHQSPKWPDEYWPKASTPADNTAWNKTIEQINTDREEFIDLLKSGDIFQNIPHGDGQSILREALQIADHNAYHTAEIVLLRRLLGAWK
- a CDS encoding septum formation initiator family protein; its protein translation is MRRLLDLIKNKFFLVTLAFVVWMTFFDKNDLFSQYDYHQQLNKLKQEQAFYQSETAKVNKDLEELTSDKVKLEKFAREKYLMKKDNEDVFVIVHEKKK
- a CDS encoding STAS domain-containing protein; its protein translation is MSQNTYQLLQNKKKNILELWMKNQLTDEGLREDLISNDELRNQSEELIDALVGNLSGSNLTNLESDEWNPVIEILGGIAITRARQGFSPRETGNFVFLLKEAILEVLQNEVDDPRALFAESQKINRLMDSLSVVTFETFIKGREEVILRQTDEITEISTPVIRVWDGILALPIIGTLDSARTQIVMENLLQEIVESGSSIAILDISGVPAVDSLVAQHLIKTVSATRLMGAECIISGIRPEIAQTVVHLGIDLSNIITKATLASALAYSFKAMRLEVKRLNTVSKI
- a CDS encoding STAS domain-containing protein, whose translation is MDKIPILRMGAFLLVTIQVDLYDRLALNLEADLVQMVNKTSAKGVLIDISAVSIVDSFMGRIIGNIASMSKILDAQTVVVGMQPAVAITLIELGLPLKGVHTALDMERGMKLLKSMVGDQEDDADEDQTTDDLIAE
- a CDS encoding DUF885 domain-containing protein; this encodes MIKKILLMALYVAAFTACKKDGEVTQDMSLKDDAAFLRYEDHFLEELWKNNPDWATSVGYHKYDSVLLVPSQKTREQAIKFAKVQIDSLSRYEVNSLNDANKIDHRLMQNQMESLQWYTEQLKSYEWDPSSYNVIGTFATILNENYAPLTKRLRSFYQKMENIPTYYKEAEKQLKNPVTELTELAIDQHLGGLGIIENDFADSVKKTNIPAAEQKLMTDRAKASAEAIKGYVAYLKAMKNDKPRSFRLGKQLYEAKFKYDIQAEGTAQQTYNSAVERKKFLHREMAKLSRKLWPKYFGTQPIPKDSLEFIAKVIDTLSSKHVAPGDFQSAIEKEIPRLTAFIRSKDLLTLDPSKPLVVRKEPGYMAGVAGASISSPGPYDKNGNTYYNVGSLAGWSAEKAESYLREYNNYTLQILCIHEAIPGHYTQLVYANQSPSLIKSVLGNGAMVEGWAVFSEQMMLDAGFGDNAPEMRLMWYKWHLRSVCNTILDYSVHTSNMAKEQALKLLTKEAFQQQTEAENKWKRVSVTSVQLTSYYTGYKEINALHDEWKKKQADKYKVKLFNEKFLSYGSAPVKFIKEAMFAIPKPDPKSGN